Proteins from one Sphingomonas sp. HF-S4 genomic window:
- a CDS encoding DegT/DnrJ/EryC1/StrS family aminotransferase has protein sequence MDRLPLIAPRPPKLSLMGTQLAEIEARGVYSNGGPVVRGFEAAATAQLFEGKGDCLAVGNATLGLMMAIRHAAGPRAGKGNFALIPGFTFAATAHAAEWAGLTPLLCDVDPEDWAASAEAEAQAFDKYGDRIAAVVPYATFGAGIDLARYRGYAERGLGVVIDAAASLGALDAEGRQFGAGAPFAMVYSMHATKVFATAEGGLVHSGDAELIAALRRMSNFGFAGGRSAEGPGFNAKLPEVLGLVARARLDEIEGVAAHRMALDAVYRKALGSFAADNGFEFQELRGSRPALQFQSLLLPRAFAGHRRAIIETLAEQGIGAANYFSPHLGEQPWFRAHGVSEPMPVCDDIGARVLSLPVTDGMTASDVERVCAALIDACAASGRKGLPSAERRGRHVHSALIVGGGPAGTALLTAASKSDALVTLARGGLAVVERDAVLGRGELGTYAITSDSTAETFLTAVKGNADHGIAALETHSSGQEIAMHAGKLGVPLARTTPFLEATGAELAGIVAGQGGTVATRSDVVEAHRTAEGDWAVRVRNRVTGEVRVMRAAKLVIATGGYQARAHVEAERVAGVTLGALAGERLMTGDAFLRIGGLDALRERIAGSRAPRIAIVGGSTSAMAAAALILKAAPALPLGAGALALYHRRPLRPFYPSVEAARADGFDDFGAQDICPVSGFVYRLAGFRLEARELVLRMLGVGGRAPDPRMALRRIGEVAEAEVRAEIEAADVVIGALGYRPRALPLFDMDGSRIALAADAPGRPRLVDQQCRVIDVEGRPVPGVFGIGLASGHVPDGKLGGEASFSGKANGLWLWQNDIGHMIVDQLLDRQAQAVA, from the coding sequence ATGGACCGGCTGCCGCTGATCGCGCCGCGACCGCCGAAGCTGAGCCTGATGGGCACGCAACTGGCCGAGATCGAGGCGCGCGGCGTCTATTCGAACGGCGGACCGGTGGTGCGCGGGTTCGAGGCGGCGGCGACCGCGCAGCTTTTCGAGGGCAAGGGCGACTGCCTCGCCGTCGGCAACGCGACGCTCGGGCTGATGATGGCGATCCGCCACGCCGCGGGTCCACGCGCAGGCAAGGGCAATTTCGCGTTGATCCCGGGCTTCACCTTCGCCGCGACCGCGCATGCCGCCGAATGGGCGGGGCTGACGCCGCTGCTGTGCGACGTGGATCCCGAGGATTGGGCGGCGAGCGCTGAGGCCGAGGCGCAGGCGTTCGACAAATATGGCGACCGTATCGCCGCCGTCGTCCCCTATGCGACATTCGGCGCCGGGATCGATCTGGCGCGCTACCGGGGCTATGCCGAGCGTGGCCTGGGCGTGGTGATCGACGCCGCCGCGTCGCTCGGCGCGCTCGATGCCGAGGGGCGCCAGTTCGGCGCCGGGGCGCCGTTTGCAATGGTCTATTCGATGCACGCGACCAAGGTGTTCGCGACCGCCGAAGGTGGCCTGGTCCATTCGGGCGACGCCGAACTGATCGCGGCGCTGCGGCGGATGAGCAATTTCGGCTTCGCCGGCGGTCGATCGGCCGAGGGGCCGGGGTTCAACGCCAAGCTGCCCGAAGTGCTCGGGCTGGTGGCGCGGGCGCGGCTCGACGAGATCGAGGGAGTCGCGGCGCACCGGATGGCGCTCGATGCGGTCTATCGCAAGGCGCTGGGCAGCTTCGCGGCCGATAACGGCTTCGAGTTCCAGGAACTGCGCGGATCGCGGCCGGCACTGCAGTTCCAGTCGCTGCTGCTGCCGCGCGCCTTTGCCGGGCATCGCCGTGCGATCATCGAGACGCTCGCCGAGCAGGGGATCGGCGCGGCGAATTATTTCAGCCCGCATCTGGGCGAGCAGCCCTGGTTCCGCGCGCATGGCGTGAGCGAGCCGATGCCGGTGTGCGATGATATCGGAGCACGCGTTCTGTCGCTGCCGGTGACCGACGGGATGACCGCGAGCGATGTCGAGCGGGTGTGCGCGGCGCTGATCGATGCCTGCGCCGCCTCGGGGCGCAAGGGACTGCCGAGCGCCGAGCGGCGCGGGCGGCACGTCCATTCGGCGCTGATCGTCGGCGGCGGCCCGGCGGGGACCGCGCTGCTCACCGCGGCGAGCAAGAGCGACGCGCTGGTCACGCTCGCGCGGGGTGGCCTCGCCGTCGTCGAGCGCGACGCGGTGCTCGGGCGCGGCGAGCTAGGCACCTATGCGATCACGTCGGACAGCACGGCCGAGACCTTCCTCACCGCGGTGAAGGGCAATGCGGACCACGGTATCGCCGCGCTTGAAACCCACTCCTCGGGGCAGGAAATCGCGATGCACGCCGGCAAGCTCGGCGTGCCGCTGGCGCGGACCACGCCCTTCCTCGAAGCGACCGGCGCCGAGCTGGCGGGGATCGTCGCGGGGCAAGGCGGGACGGTGGCGACGCGCAGCGACGTAGTCGAGGCGCACCGTACGGCCGAGGGCGACTGGGCGGTGCGGGTGCGCAACCGGGTGACCGGTGAGGTCCGCGTGATGCGCGCGGCCAAGCTGGTGATCGCCACCGGCGGCTATCAGGCGCGCGCACATGTCGAGGCCGAGCGGGTCGCGGGCGTGACGCTGGGCGCGCTGGCGGGTGAGCGATTGATGACCGGCGACGCCTTCCTTCGCATCGGCGGGCTCGACGCGCTGCGGGAGCGGATTGCGGGCAGCCGTGCACCGCGGATCGCGATCGTCGGCGGATCGACCAGCGCGATGGCGGCGGCGGCGCTGATCCTCAAGGCGGCGCCGGCGCTGCCGCTGGGGGCGGGGGCGCTGGCGCTCTATCATCGCCGGCCGTTGCGGCCTTTCTACCCTTCCGTCGAGGCGGCGCGCGCCGACGGGTTCGACGATTTCGGCGCGCAGGACATCTGCCCGGTGAGCGGGTTCGTCTATCGGCTCGCGGGCTTCCGGCTCGAGGCGCGCGAGCTGGTGCTGCGGATGCTCGGCGTGGGCGGACGGGCGCCTGATCCGCGCATGGCGCTTCGGCGGATCGGCGAGGTTGCCGAGGCCGAGGTCCGCGCCGAGATCGAGGCGGCGGACGTCGTGATCGGCGCGCTCGGATACCGCCCCCGCGCGCTTCCGCTGTTCGACATGGATGGCAGCCGGATCGCGCTCGCGGCCGACGCGCCGGGGCGGCCGCGGCTGGTCGACCAGCAATGCCGGGTGATCGATGTCGAGGGGCGGCCGGTCCCGGGCGTGTTCGGCATCGGGCTCGCCTCGGGGCATGTGCCCGATGGCAAATTGGGCGGCGAGGCGAGCTTCAGCGGCAAGGCCAATGGCCTGTGGCTGTGGCAGAACGATATCGGCCATATGATCGTCGACCAGTTGCTCGACCGGCAAGCGCAGGCAGTCGCATGA
- a CDS encoding pseudouridine synthase yields the protein MALLRFNKPYGVLCQFTDEGSGRATLADYIDMPGVYPAGRLDLDSEGLLLLTDDGRLQARIADPKFKMAKTYLVQVEGEVAEDALASLRQGVRLKDGLTRPAEAERIDPPALWPRDPPVRYRKTVPDCWLRLTIREGRNRQVRRMTAAIGHPTLRLVRWRIGDWSLDDVPPGEWRAE from the coding sequence ATGGCGCTGCTCCGCTTCAACAAGCCCTATGGCGTGCTCTGCCAGTTCACCGATGAAGGCTCGGGGCGCGCGACGCTGGCGGACTATATCGATATGCCCGGCGTCTATCCGGCCGGCCGGCTCGATCTCGACAGCGAAGGGCTGTTGCTGCTCACCGACGACGGCCGGCTCCAGGCGCGGATCGCCGATCCCAAGTTCAAGATGGCCAAGACCTATCTTGTCCAGGTCGAGGGCGAGGTCGCCGAGGATGCGCTCGCGTCGCTGCGCCAGGGCGTCCGGCTCAAGGACGGCCTGACCCGCCCCGCCGAAGCCGAGCGGATCGATCCGCCCGCGCTGTGGCCGCGCGATCCGCCGGTGCGCTATCGGAAAACCGTCCCCGATTGCTGGCTGCGCCTGACGATCCGCGAAGGCCGCAACCGCCAGGTCCGCCGGATGACCGCCGCAATCGGCCACCCCACCCTCCGCCTCGTCCGCTGGCGCATCGGCGACTGGTCGCTCGACGACGTGCCGCCGGGGGAATGGCGGGCGGAGTAG
- the lepA gene encoding translation elongation factor 4: MATELSKIRNFSIIAHIDHGKSTLADRLIQRTGGLTEREMSSQVLDNMDIEKERGITIKAQTVRLDWKGHVLNLMDTPGHVDFAYEVSRSLAACEGALLVVDAAQGVEAQTLANVYQSIEHDHEIIPVINKIDLPSAEPEKVRNEIEEVIGLDASNAVLASAKSGIGIDEILDAIVERIPAPKGDPDAPLKAMLVDSWYDPYLGVVILVRVIDGMIRKGQQIKFMAAGTTHLIDRVGAFRPKIEQLPDLGPGEIGFITAQIKEVAQARVGDTLTDAKRPTAQALEGFKEVQPVVFCGLFPVDAADFEKLRESISKLRLNDASFSFEMETSAALGFGFRCGFLGLLHLEIIQERLMREYDLDLITTAPSVVYKIKLTHGNGEIELHNPADMPDPTKIEEIEEPWIQAVIYVPDEYLGSILKLCQDRRGIQKNLTYVGGRAQVTYELPLNEVVFDFYDRLKSLSKGYASFDYEQIGHRAGDLVKMGILVNEEPVDALSMIVHRATAEVRGRGMVERLKELIPRHLFKIPIQAAIGGKVIARETISAMRKDVTAKCYGGDATRKRKLLEKQKKGKAKMREYGSVQIPQEAFIAALRMGEE; the protein is encoded by the coding sequence ATGGCCACCGAACTATCCAAGATCCGCAACTTCTCGATCATCGCGCACATCGACCACGGCAAGTCGACCTTGGCCGACCGATTGATCCAGCGCACCGGCGGACTCACCGAGCGCGAGATGTCGAGCCAGGTGCTCGACAATATGGACATCGAGAAGGAGCGCGGGATCACGATCAAGGCGCAGACCGTGCGCCTCGACTGGAAGGGCCATGTCCTCAACCTGATGGACACGCCCGGGCATGTCGACTTCGCCTATGAGGTGAGCCGCAGCCTCGCCGCGTGCGAAGGCGCGCTGCTCGTGGTCGATGCGGCGCAGGGCGTCGAGGCGCAGACGCTGGCCAACGTGTACCAGTCGATCGAGCACGATCACGAGATCATCCCGGTGATCAACAAAATCGATCTTCCCTCGGCCGAGCCCGAGAAGGTGCGCAACGAGATCGAGGAGGTCATCGGGCTCGATGCGTCGAACGCCGTGCTCGCCTCGGCCAAGTCGGGGATCGGCATCGACGAGATCCTCGATGCGATCGTCGAGCGTATCCCGGCGCCCAAGGGCGACCCCGACGCACCGCTCAAGGCGATGCTCGTCGACAGCTGGTACGATCCATATCTCGGCGTGGTGATCCTCGTCCGGGTGATCGATGGGATGATCCGCAAGGGCCAGCAGATCAAGTTCATGGCCGCAGGAACCACGCACCTGATCGATCGCGTCGGCGCGTTCCGGCCCAAGATCGAGCAGCTTCCCGACCTCGGCCCCGGCGAGATCGGCTTCATCACCGCGCAGATCAAGGAAGTCGCGCAGGCGCGCGTCGGCGACACGCTGACCGATGCCAAGCGCCCGACCGCGCAGGCGCTCGAGGGCTTCAAGGAAGTCCAGCCGGTGGTGTTCTGCGGCCTCTTCCCGGTCGATGCCGCCGACTTCGAGAAACTGCGCGAGAGCATCTCCAAGCTGCGGCTCAACGACGCCAGCTTCAGCTTCGAAATGGAGACCAGCGCGGCACTCGGCTTCGGCTTCCGCTGCGGGTTCCTCGGGCTGCTCCACCTGGAGATCATCCAGGAGCGGCTGATGCGCGAATATGATCTCGACCTGATCACCACTGCGCCTTCGGTGGTCTACAAGATCAAGCTCACGCACGGCAATGGCGAGATCGAGCTGCACAACCCGGCCGACATGCCCGATCCCACCAAGATCGAGGAGATCGAGGAGCCGTGGATCCAGGCAGTGATCTATGTGCCCGACGAATATCTCGGCTCGATCCTCAAGCTGTGCCAGGACCGGCGCGGTATCCAGAAGAACCTGACCTATGTCGGTGGCCGCGCGCAGGTGACCTATGAGCTGCCGCTCAACGAAGTGGTGTTCGACTTTTACGACCGGCTCAAGTCGCTTTCGAAGGGCTATGCCAGCTTCGACTACGAACAGATCGGCCACCGCGCGGGCGATCTGGTGAAGATGGGCATCCTGGTCAACGAGGAGCCGGTGGATGCGCTGAGCATGATCGTCCACCGCGCCACCGCCGAAGTCCGCGGACGCGGCATGGTCGAACGGCTCAAGGAACTGATCCCACGCCACTTGTTCAAGATCCCGATCCAGGCGGCGATCGGCGGCAAGGTGATCGCGCGAGAGACGATCAGCGCGATGCGCAAGGACGTCACCGCGAAATGCTATGGTGGCGACGCCACCCGCAAGCGCAAGCTGCTCGAGAAGCAGAAAAAGGGCAAGGCGAAGATGCGCGAGTATGGCTCGGTGCAGATTCCGCAGGAAGCCTTCATCGCGGCGCTGCGGATGGGCGAGGAATAA
- a CDS encoding methyl-accepting chemotaxis protein translates to MTQEAIFARFRAGGARTLLALLWLNWLTLAPVALLLGSENLVATLIAGFAVLVLPTINFRRGSHDAAARCALGIAASVFPALFVALAAGRPWQMDLHMYFFVSMSMLLLLCDWRPIVAFAALTALHHLAFSWLLPEWVFPGSGSLGRVALHGGLVVGEAAILIFTTDRIRRLIVRSQRAREAADTARREADALQEEAQNALQELRAAQALSQQRLVERQAAERALADSLDGRRAAISADIEDRVRALAAELRAAAATLAGQENALDGIARRLSDEYAHLRIASDKSLSHASLVSAGASQLSQAAHAAGDNAERANALVNETSETVEALEPQMIELTRQIDGARSILDLVSEIAAQSNLLALNATIEAARSGEAGRGFGVVAQEMKQMAKRTSAATSQIAEKLDLIGVAARSFGDIVSGTTSRMGAASGSARAVSAAVDEQRRAIHAISQAIDAVMEDVSDTDARSRIIGDAVDQNRDLAAHASQLGRLLDDRARALGENMERLLADLRAA, encoded by the coding sequence ATGACTCAAGAAGCGATCTTCGCCCGGTTCCGTGCCGGCGGCGCGCGCACGCTGCTCGCGCTGCTATGGCTCAACTGGCTGACGCTGGCGCCGGTCGCATTATTGCTCGGCAGCGAAAATCTGGTCGCGACGCTGATCGCCGGATTCGCGGTGCTCGTCCTCCCGACCATCAACTTCCGTCGCGGCAGCCACGATGCCGCTGCGCGCTGCGCGCTGGGAATCGCCGCTTCCGTCTTCCCGGCATTGTTCGTCGCGCTCGCGGCAGGCCGTCCGTGGCAGATGGACCTGCACATGTATTTCTTCGTCAGCATGTCGATGCTGCTGCTGCTGTGCGACTGGCGGCCGATCGTCGCCTTTGCCGCGCTTACCGCGCTGCATCACCTCGCTTTCTCGTGGCTGCTGCCCGAATGGGTGTTCCCCGGCTCGGGTTCGCTCGGCCGCGTGGCGCTCCACGGCGGCTTGGTCGTCGGCGAGGCGGCGATCCTGATCTTCACCACCGATCGCATCCGTCGCCTGATCGTGCGCAGCCAGCGCGCCCGCGAGGCCGCCGACACCGCCCGCCGCGAAGCCGACGCGCTGCAGGAGGAAGCCCAGAACGCGTTGCAGGAACTGCGCGCGGCGCAGGCACTCAGCCAGCAGCGGCTGGTCGAGCGCCAGGCGGCCGAACGCGCGCTCGCCGACTCGCTCGACGGACGCCGCGCCGCGATCTCGGCGGATATCGAGGACCGCGTCCGAGCCCTGGCGGCCGAACTGCGCGCCGCCGCCGCGACGCTCGCGGGGCAGGAAAATGCGCTCGACGGCATCGCCCGCCGGCTGTCGGACGAATATGCCCATCTCCGCATCGCTAGCGACAAATCACTGTCCCACGCGTCGCTCGTCTCGGCCGGGGCGTCGCAGCTCAGCCAGGCGGCCCACGCCGCCGGCGACAATGCCGAGCGCGCCAACGCGCTGGTCAACGAGACCAGCGAGACCGTCGAGGCGCTCGAACCGCAGATGATCGAGCTCACCCGCCAGATCGACGGGGCGCGCAGCATCCTGGATCTCGTCTCGGAGATCGCGGCGCAGAGCAACCTGCTTGCGCTCAATGCGACGATCGAAGCGGCGCGCAGCGGCGAGGCCGGGCGCGGCTTCGGCGTGGTGGCACAGGAGATGAAGCAGATGGCCAAGCGGACCAGCGCCGCGACCAGCCAGATCGCCGAAAAGCTCGACCTGATCGGCGTCGCGGCCCGCAGCTTCGGCGACATCGTCTCGGGCACCACATCGCGGATGGGCGCAGCCAGCGGCTCGGCCCGCGCGGTCTCGGCCGCAGTCGACGAGCAGCGCCGCGCCATCCATGCGATCTCGCAAGCGATAGACGCCGTGATGGAGGACGTGTCCGACACCGACGCGCGCAGCCGCATCATCGGCGACGCAGTCGACCAGAACCGCGACCTCGCCGCGCACGCCTCGCAGCTCGGCCGCCTGCTCGACGACCGCGCCAGGGCACTCGGCGAGAATATGGAGCGGCTGCTCGCCGACCTGCGCGCGGCCTAG
- a CDS encoding ATP-binding protein, with protein sequence MNPRTICLHGPESVGKTTIAKRLADHFGGEVLDEYGRDFAENHGIMFTMRDLVEIAQTHDAGTQMMLDQGADPLILDTDPLMTAVWADMLFGKRDPWFDAWQGTADFYLLFDIDLPWIADGTRIFGTPQLRQRFFDLSKAELERRGVRWSLISGQGEARFSAAVAAIEAAREA encoded by the coding sequence ATGAATCCGCGTACCATCTGCCTGCATGGCCCCGAAAGCGTGGGCAAGACGACGATCGCCAAGCGCCTCGCCGACCATTTCGGCGGTGAGGTGCTCGACGAATATGGCCGCGACTTTGCCGAGAACCACGGCATCATGTTCACAATGCGCGACCTGGTCGAGATCGCGCAGACCCACGACGCCGGCACGCAGATGATGCTAGATCAGGGCGCCGATCCGCTGATCCTCGACACCGATCCGCTGATGACCGCGGTGTGGGCCGACATGCTGTTCGGCAAGCGCGATCCGTGGTTCGACGCGTGGCAAGGGACCGCCGATTTCTACCTGCTGTTCGACATCGACTTGCCCTGGATTGCCGACGGCACGCGCATCTTCGGCACCCCGCAGCTACGTCAGCGCTTCTTCGACTTGTCCAAGGCCGAGCTCGAGCGCCGGGGCGTGCGCTGGTCGCTGATCTCGGGGCAGGGCGAGGCGCGGTTCTCGGCGGCGGTGGCCGCGATCGAGGCGGCCCGCGAGGCCTGA
- the pnuC gene encoding nicotinamide riboside transporter PnuC codes for MSPIEAAATLFGLINVTLVVRRSMWNYPFALAMVSLYAWIFFREKLYSDALLQLFFLVVNLYGWWNWHRSRAEMGEVRVEQLSGNARIAWLAGCAIVAAGWGALMHRYTDAHYPWWDGSIAVMSVAAQILQSRRRWESWVLWIAVDLAAVPLFALKGLWLTAALYLVFLALSVWGLIHWNKVKA; via the coding sequence GTGAGCCCGATCGAAGCCGCCGCCACCCTGTTCGGGCTGATCAACGTGACGCTGGTGGTCCGGCGGAGCATGTGGAACTACCCGTTCGCGCTGGCGATGGTCTCACTCTATGCGTGGATATTCTTTCGCGAGAAGCTCTACAGCGACGCGCTGCTCCAGCTCTTTTTCCTCGTCGTGAACCTCTATGGCTGGTGGAACTGGCATCGCTCGCGCGCCGAGATGGGCGAGGTTCGCGTCGAACAGCTGAGCGGCAACGCCCGCATCGCCTGGCTGGCGGGCTGCGCGATCGTCGCGGCCGGCTGGGGCGCACTGATGCACCGCTATACCGACGCGCATTATCCCTGGTGGGACGGCAGCATCGCCGTGATGAGCGTCGCCGCGCAGATCCTCCAGTCGCGTCGCCGCTGGGAGAGCTGGGTGCTGTGGATCGCGGTCGATCTGGCGGCGGTGCCGCTGTTCGCCCTAAAGGGGCTCTGGCTCACCGCCGCGCTCTATCTCGTCTTCCTTGCCCTGTCGGTCTGGGGCCTGATCCACTGGAACAAAGTCAAAGCATGA